A region from the Bactrocera dorsalis isolate Fly_Bdor chromosome 1, ASM2337382v1, whole genome shotgun sequence genome encodes:
- the LOC105223387 gene encoding zinc carboxypeptidase A 1, which translates to MWQQLGLIVLLGLAAVHNFATAERVRYDNYHVYQLQPKTTAQLDIVKELDGTNDGLLFLDAVHYVNNKINVLVAPESVADLLAVLQRAEVPHQLVEENAQKSLDLEEELVADPNRRSGDYTWREYHELDDTYTWLRTLTEKYPEQVSLFVAGKSYEGREILGVKISYSSSRADEAARATKPGIFIEGGMHAREWISPATTTYIINQLLTSTNADVRKVAESYVWYLVPHSNPDGYVYTHTTNRLWRKTRTPYNNCYGADPNRNWDFHWNEVGSSNNPCSDTYAGPNAFSEVETRTLADYINTLKGQLFLYLSFHSYSQLLLFPYGHTGELPPNYKDLKRVFDVAVSAVSKRYGTRYTGGNVYDAIYPAAGASLDWAYGKMEVPYSYCFELRPSGNALWSGFRLPAAQIIPTGEEIMDSMLAMINEIGTSSKM; encoded by the coding sequence ATGTGGCAACAACTGGGACTGATAGTATTGCTCGGCTTGGCAGCCGTTCATAACTTCGCGACTGCAGAACGCGTACGCTACGACAACTATCACGTCTATCAATTGCAACCGAAGACGACAGCACAATTAGACATCGTTAAAGAGCTCGACGGTACGAATGACGGATTGCTCTTTCTGGACGCGGTACACtatgtaaataacaaaattaatgtGCTTGTGGCGCCGGAAAGTGTAGCTGATCTTTTGGCTGTACTACAACGTGCTGAAGTACCTCATCAACTGGTCGAGGAGAATGCGCAAAAAAGCTTAGATTTAGAGGAGGAGCTTGTGGCAGATCCCAATCGGCGTAGCGGTGATTATACTTGGCGTGAATATCATGAGTTGGACGACACATATACCTGGCTGCGTACGCTAACGGAAAAGTATCCTGAGCAAGTGAGTCTATTCGTAGCGGGCAAGTCGTATGAGGGACGCGAAATACTGGGCGTGAAGATATCGTACAGTAGCAGTCGCGCTGATGAAGCAGCTCGTGCTACGAAACCGGGCATTTTCATCGAGGGCGGCATGCATGCACGCGAATGGATCAGTCCGGCTACCACAACCTACATCATTAATCAATTGCTGACGAGCACTAACGCGGATGTGCGTAAAGTAGCCGAAAGTTATGTGTGGTATTTGGTGCCGCATAGCAATCCAGATGGTTATGTGTACACGCATACCACAAATCGGTTGTGGCGTAAAACACGCACACCATATAACAATTGCTACGGCGCAGATCCAAATCGTAACTGGGATTTCCATTGGAATGAGGTGGGCTCCAGCAACAACCCCTGTTCGGATACATATGCTGGACCCAATGCCTTCTCAGAGGTTGAAACTCGCACTCTAGCCGATTATATTAACACGCTGAAGGgacaattatttttgtatttatcatTCCATTCGTATTCACAACTTTTACTCTTTCCTTATGGACATACCGGCGAGTTGCCACCAAATTATAAGGATTTGAAGCGCGTTTTTGATGTCGCTGTTTCCGCGGTTTCGAAACGTTACGGCACCAGATATACTGGCGGTAATGTTTATGATGCCATCTATCCGGCTGCAGGCGCCAGCTTAGATTGGGCTTACGGCAAAATGGAAGTGCCCTACTCATATTGCTTTGAACTACGTCCTTCGGGTAATGCACTATGGTCTGGTTTCCGTCTACCCGCTGCGCAAATTATACCTACTGGTGAGGAGATAATGGATTCTATGTTGGCTATGATCAACGAGATTGGTACTTCGTCTAAAATGTAG
- the LOC105223386 gene encoding zinc carboxypeptidase A 1, translating to MSLKFGLITLLCLTVVALETCTAERVRYDNYRVYKVQATDRQGLEVLKQMEDTDIALRFLDGVHKIERAINVVVPPNKVADFLPILTNNKITYSLLEANLQNAIDKDYAQLASRATTDRWTAYQTLNSNYNWLITLPSLYPGVVTLIEGGKSYEKRSILGVKISYQNALKQKPGIFLEAGIHAREWIAPATATYIINELLTSTNTEIRELAESYELYIIPHANPDGYAYTHTTDRMWRKTRQPYGTCVGADPNRNWDAYWNTVGASSNPCSETYAGRAANSEIEVKSLSNYITSLKDKIQLYISFHSFSQYLLYPNGHTSELPDNVKHYQQVYNATVKAISQRYETVYTGGNIYDAIYPAAGSSVDFAYTKLGIRMAFCFELRPNGSFNGNGMELPAEQIKPTAEELVDGLLAMVAEVKSLGYFELINGEEVEFL from the coding sequence ATGTCGCTGAAGTTCGGTTTAATAACGCTGCTCTGCCTAACGGTGGTAGCTCTAGAGACGTGTACCGCTGAACGCGTACGCTATGACAATTATCGGGTGTACAAAGTCCAGGCGACCGATCGCCAAGGCTTGGAAGTGCTCAAACAAATGGAAGACACAGACATTGCTCTTCGTTTCTTAGATGGCGTGCACAAAATCGAGCGGGCAATAAATGTGGTGGTACCGCCAAATAAAGTGGCCGATTTCCTACCCATTTtgaccaacaacaaaattacataTAGTCTGTTGGAGGCAAATCTACAAAACGCCATAGACAAGGATTATGCACAGCTTGCGAGCCGCGCTACCACGGACCGTTGGACCGCATATCAAACTTTGAATAGTAATTATAATTGGCTGATAACTTTACCATCGTTATACCCCGGTGTGGTGACACTGATTGAGGGTGGTAAATCGTATGAGAAACGTTCGATTTTGGGCGTTAAAATATCCTATCAGAATGCATTGAAGCAGAAACCGGGTATTTTCTTGGAAGCTGGTATACATGCCCGCGAATGGATTGCGCCTGCGACAGCAACATATATCATCAATGAACTTTTGACAAGCACTAATACGGAAATTCGTGAGTTGGCGGAGAGCTACGAATTGTATATCATACCGCATGCCAATCCCGACGGTTATGCGTACACACATACCACCGATCGAATGTGGCGTAAAACGCGTCAACCATACGGTACTTGCGTTGGTGCAGATCCCAATCGTAATTGGGATGCTTATTGGAATACTGTAGGCGCTAGCAGTAATCCTTGTAGTGAAACATATGCCGGACGTGCAGCGAATTCGGAAATTGAAGTCAAATCGCTGTCCAATTATATTACTTCGTTGAAGGATAAAATCCAATTGTATATCTCTTTCCACTCATTCTCGCAGTATTTGCTCTATCCGAATGGACATACCTCCGAACTGCCCGATAACGTCAAACACTACCAACAAGTTTATAATGCCACCGTAAAGGCGATAAGTCAACGTTATGAAACTGTCTACACTGGCGGCAATATTTATGATGCCATCTACCCGGCAGCGGGTTCAAGTGTGGATTTTGCATACACCAAATTAGGCATACGCATGGCTTTTTGCTTTGAATTGCGTCCGAATGGTAGCTTCAATGGCAATGGCATGGAATTGCCCGCCGAGCAAATAAAACCAACCGCTGAGGAGCTTGTCGACGGTTTGCTGGCTATGGTGGCGGAAGTCAAGTCTTTAGGTTATTTCGAACTAATTAATGGCGAAGAAGTTGAGTTTTTGTAA